The genomic interval CGTTCATCTCCCCGGTGGCGATCTTCGCAAGGGCCAGCTCCCAGCCGCCCGTCATGGCTGCGTCGGCGATCCGCATATCCTTGACGATGCCGTACACGGCGAGGCCCTTCTCGGTGGGCACGAGCGACTTTTTTTCACGTTTGATATACTCGCGCGAAAAGAGTGTTTCGATCACCGCCGCACGGGTGGCCGGAGTGCCGAGGCCGGAATCCTTCATGGCCTCGCGCTCAGCCTCGTCTTCCTGCTCCTTACCGGCAGTCTCCATTGCCGCGAGCAGGCTGCTTTCGGTATGCAGCGGGCGTGGGCGCGTCTGCTTTTCCACGAGGTCGCAGCCGCGCACCGTGAGCATATCCCCCTCGGCGAGCTCGGGCAGAGCCGCCGCATCTTCCTCCGTACGCTCTTCCGGCTCGCCCCATACTTTGCGCCATCCGGCACTCGTTACGACCGTGCCGCGCACCTCGAACGGGATGCCCGCGCACTCCATACGGACGGAGGTGATCTCTTTCAGACACGCGGGCGAGAACGCCTCGACCATGCGCCCGGCGATCATATCGTAGATTTTGGCATGGTCCGCCGCAAGTCCCGCAGGCGTATGGCCGGTGATCAGCAGGGCGTGGTGGTCGGTCACTTTTTTGCCGTCCACCGAGCGGCGGTTCAGCTCCCCGCCCGACAGGTCGGCGGCCTGATGGCCGAAACCCGTATGACCGGAGAGCGAGGCCAGCAGCGAGGCTATTTCGTCGAACACGTCCTGCGGAATGTAGCGGCTCCCCGTGCGGGGATAGGTGACGAGCTTCTTTTCGTAAAGCTCCTGCGCGATGCCGAGCGTCTTTTCGGCCGAGAATCCGTACCGCGTGTTGGCCTCTTTCTGGAGAGCGGTCAGGTCGTACAGCAGCGGCGGTTGCTCGGTGACATTGCGGCGTTCGACCTTCGTAACCTGCACGCCGTCGCTGCCCCGGACTGCGGTACAGGCTTCGTCCGCCGCCGCTTTCGTATCGTATTTCGGCGTCGAGAGAACGGCGAAGGCCGTAGCGTCTTTGGCCGTGTGGAGCTTGAGCCGGAAATAGGTCTGCGGCGTGAACGAGGTGTTTTCCAGATAGCGCCCGCACACCAGCGCCAGCGTGGGGGTCTGCACCCTGCCCAGCGACCATGCACCGCGTCCGGCAGCGATGGCGAGTGCTTGGGATGCGTTGATGCCCACGATCCAGTCCGCCTCACAGCGGGCACGGGCCGAGAGGTAGAGGTCGTCGTACTCGCTGCCGGGCCGTATGTTAGCCAACCCTTCGCGGATGGCCCGCTCGGTGAGGCTGCTGATCCACAGCCGGTCGAAGGGCGTCTTGCAGTCGAGATAGTGATAGATAAAGCGGAAAATCAGCTCGCCTTCGCGCCCGGCGTCGGTAGCCACGACGATTCGCTCGGTGCGGGAGAACAGCTCCTTGAGGACGGCGAGCTGTTTGACGGCTCCCGGATCGGGCTTGTACTCCTTGCCGCTTTTGACGCGGCGCGGTTCGAGGACGAAGGTTTCGGGAAGGATCGGAAGGTTCTCCCTCTTGAACCCTTCGATGCCGTAGGCTTCCGGCATGGCCGGGCCTACGAGGTGGCCGAAGGCCCATGTGACGGCGTAGCCGCCCCCTTCGATATAGCCGTCCTTACGGGCGGTAGCGCCCACGACGGCGGCGATCTGCTGCGCTACCGAGGGCTTTTCTGCTATGATGACTTTCATGGTTCGGTTTTTCGGATGTTTTCAGTGGCTATTTATTTTGCTGCGCCGCCCGCTCTTGCTCCTTTTCGAGGCGGGCGATCAGCTTGCGGTCGTAGTAGAGGTGGTTGCCGTTCTCGTCGTAATACCGGCTGTCGTCGTCCTGCGTCCGTTCCGCATCGGGGCGTTTGCCGACATAATAGAGAATCAGCAGGGTCACGACGGAGAGCGATACCGAGGCCGCTATGATAATCAGGATGACTGCGAGCATGTTACAGGCCTCCTACGCTCTTGGACTTCTTCGGCTGAGGCTTCGGCGGGGCGACCTGACGCACTTCGCGTTCGGATTGCCGCTTCTGCGGCTGTCCTTCGGTCTGCTTGGACGGCTCGTTCGACGGGGTTCGGGCCGGAGCCTGTGACTGCGAGGAGGACTGTTTGCGCGAGTAATCCGGGTTCCAACGGTAAGATTTGATCTTTCCGGCCTCGTAATCGGGTTTTACCCAGCGATCCGCACGTTCCGGGCTTCCGGGGAATTGTAATCCCTGCAAATAGGTCGCTTTGACATCTTTGCGCTTTTCGGGGAAATTGAGGGCGTCCAGCCATTGATTGTAGGCTTCTTGGGGCAGTTCCACCCCGAACACC from Alistipes dispar carries:
- a CDS encoding type IA DNA topoisomerase; translated protein: MKVIIAEKPSVAQQIAAVVGATARKDGYIEGGGYAVTWAFGHLVGPAMPEAYGIEGFKRENLPILPETFVLEPRRVKSGKEYKPDPGAVKQLAVLKELFSRTERIVVATDAGREGELIFRFIYHYLDCKTPFDRLWISSLTERAIREGLANIRPGSEYDDLYLSARARCEADWIVGINASQALAIAAGRGAWSLGRVQTPTLALVCGRYLENTSFTPQTYFRLKLHTAKDATAFAVLSTPKYDTKAAADEACTAVRGSDGVQVTKVERRNVTEQPPLLYDLTALQKEANTRYGFSAEKTLGIAQELYEKKLVTYPRTGSRYIPQDVFDEIASLLASLSGHTGFGHQAADLSGGELNRRSVDGKKVTDHHALLITGHTPAGLAADHAKIYDMIAGRMVEAFSPACLKEITSVRMECAGIPFEVRGTVVTSAGWRKVWGEPEERTEEDAAALPELAEGDMLTVRGCDLVEKQTRPRPLHTESSLLAAMETAGKEQEDEAEREAMKDSGLGTPATRAAVIETLFSREYIKREKKSLVPTEKGLAVYGIVKDMRIADAAMTGGWELALAKIATGEMNAFTFRKGIEVYASQITSELLKAQVGSVAGRTGAPCPRCGGRVTFYPKAAKCENAECGLTVFRTIAKKELTDGQLEALLVKGRTPTIEGFAKKDGGTFEAAVVFDGDYRTAFAFEQGGKTRKPGAAKVRK